Proteins encoded by one window of Massilia sp. NR 4-1:
- the egtD gene encoding L-histidine N(alpha)-methyltransferase — protein sequence MPLSRTAAMRLVSPAIPAIPLGIAHAAPAVTAEISAGLLAPAAHTSPKYLYDSLGSRLFEAICELPEYYPTRTEAAIFASHGAEMADCIGKDATLIDLGAGNCAKAASLFPLLQPAQYVPVDISRDFLNEAVGRLRQRFPAIEMTALALDFSGHFELPATVRPQRRTFFYPGSSIGNFAPHEAIAFLRRLRGQACADGGLLIGVDLIKDSAVLDAAYDDAIGVTAAFNLNMLRHLNHLIGADFDVGQWRHRAFFNAEESRIEMHLEARTALTVSWPGGQRDFARGERIHTEDSYKYTRDSFAELLRDAGFAEDGVWTDAAGWFAVFHAKAVSE from the coding sequence ATGCCTTTGTCCCGTACTGCGGCGATGCGCCTTGTTTCGCCGGCCATCCCAGCCATACCGCTCGGCATAGCCCACGCCGCACCGGCCGTCACGGCCGAGATCAGTGCCGGACTGCTGGCCCCCGCCGCGCATACCTCGCCCAAGTATCTGTACGACAGTCTCGGCTCGCGCCTGTTCGAGGCGATCTGCGAGCTGCCCGAATACTACCCAACGCGCACCGAAGCGGCCATTTTCGCCAGCCATGGCGCGGAGATGGCGGACTGCATCGGCAAGGACGCCACGCTGATCGACCTGGGCGCCGGCAATTGCGCCAAGGCGGCCAGCCTGTTTCCGCTGCTGCAGCCGGCGCAGTATGTGCCGGTCGATATCTCGCGCGACTTCCTGAACGAGGCCGTGGGCCGTTTGCGGCAGCGCTTTCCCGCCATCGAAATGACGGCGCTGGCGCTGGACTTTTCCGGCCATTTCGAGCTGCCCGCCACGGTGCGCCCGCAGCGCCGCACTTTCTTCTATCCCGGTTCCTCGATCGGCAATTTCGCCCCGCATGAAGCCATTGCCTTCCTGCGCCGCCTGCGCGGCCAGGCCTGCGCCGACGGCGGCCTGCTGATCGGCGTCGATCTGATCAAGGACAGCGCCGTGCTGGATGCCGCCTATGACGACGCCATCGGCGTGACGGCGGCCTTCAACCTGAATATGCTGCGCCACCTGAATCATCTGATCGGCGCGGATTTCGATGTGGGCCAATGGCGTCACCGCGCCTTCTTCAATGCCGAGGAAAGCCGCATCGAAATGCACCTGGAAGCGCGCACCGCGCTGACGGTGAGCTGGCCCGGCGGCCAGCGCGATTTCGCGCGCGGAGAGCGCATTCATACCGAGGACAGTTATAAGTACACGCGCGACAGCTTTGCCGAACTGCTGCGCGATGCCGGCTTTGCCGAGGATGGCGTATGGACCGATGCCGCAGGCTGGTTCGCCGTCTTCCACGCAAAGGCCGTCAGCGAATAA
- a CDS encoding putative selenate ABC transporter substrate-binding protein: MKSLLCAAMSAGLMLASAPSLAQQVLRVSAIPDEAPTELQRKFKPLGEYLEKKLGMKVEFTPVTDYAASVEGLINKKLDMVWFGGFTFVQAKERSKGQVVPLVQRAEDEKFRSVFITTAKDINKLDDLKGRTLSFGSESSTSGHLMPRSFLLAAKIDPDSDLKRVAYSGAHDATVAAVAGGKVDAGALNISVWEKLVGEKKVDTQAVRVFYTTPGYYDYNWTVRADMPPELKKKISDAFLALSADNAEGKAILELQRASKFIPTKAENYAAIEAAAKNAGLLKK, translated from the coding sequence ATGAAATCCCTGCTGTGCGCCGCCATGAGCGCCGGCCTGATGCTGGCGTCCGCGCCCTCCCTCGCCCAGCAAGTGCTGCGCGTGTCCGCCATTCCGGACGAGGCGCCGACCGAGTTGCAGCGCAAGTTCAAGCCGCTGGGCGAGTATCTGGAAAAGAAACTGGGCATGAAGGTGGAGTTTACCCCCGTCACCGATTACGCCGCCTCGGTCGAAGGCTTGATCAACAAAAAGCTGGACATGGTCTGGTTCGGCGGCTTCACCTTCGTGCAGGCCAAGGAGCGCAGCAAGGGCCAGGTGGTGCCGCTGGTGCAGCGCGCCGAGGACGAGAAGTTCCGCTCGGTCTTCATCACCACCGCCAAGGACATCAACAAGCTGGACGACCTGAAAGGCCGCACGCTGAGCTTCGGTTCCGAATCCTCGACCTCGGGCCACCTGATGCCGCGCTCCTTCCTGCTGGCCGCCAAGATCGATCCGGACAGCGACCTGAAACGCGTGGCCTATTCGGGCGCGCACGACGCCACCGTGGCCGCCGTGGCAGGCGGCAAGGTCGATGCCGGCGCGCTGAATATCTCGGTGTGGGAAAAGCTGGTGGGCGAGAAAAAAGTCGATACCCAAGCGGTGCGCGTGTTCTACACCACGCCCGGCTACTACGACTATAACTGGACCGTGCGCGCCGACATGCCGCCCGAGCTGAAGAAGAAAATCAGCGACGCCTTCCTTGCGCTGAGCGCCGACAATGCGGAAGGCAAGGCGATTCTGGAATTGCAGCGCGCCTCCAAATTCATCCCCACCAAGGCTGAAAACTACGCCGCCATCGAGGCCGCCGCCAAGAATGCGGGACTGTTGAAAAAATAA
- a CDS encoding phosphonate ABC transporter ATP-binding protein, which translates to MDSGKTDAGARAAAAAPSVVAAAPAASQPSAATRQDAAPIYRLEQLAVRHIGGTRALALQDIDLHIAPGEQVALIGPSGAGKTTLLATLACAHQPESGRFEAFGGDPWTLPDGERHRLRARLFLAPQTPPLPPRQRVVTAVLAARLPHWSLWRALLSLLRPADPEAAFRALSRFHLGDKLYARVDRLSGGERQRCGLARLLLSTAQALLVDEPLSALDPALSQLTLNTLQQEAAQRQAALVCSLHQVDLALSHFPRIVALKEGRIVFDLPRGQVTEAMIAELYLGEQAPANSPHPQTLQDKLAVGACL; encoded by the coding sequence ATGGATTCAGGCAAAACAGACGCAGGCGCCCGCGCCGCCGCGGCAGCGCCTTCCGTGGTGGCGGCGGCGCCTGCGGCAAGCCAGCCATCGGCCGCCACGCGGCAGGATGCGGCGCCGATTTATCGCCTTGAGCAGTTGGCAGTGCGCCATATCGGCGGCACGCGCGCGCTGGCCTTGCAAGACATCGACCTGCACATCGCGCCCGGCGAACAAGTCGCCCTGATCGGTCCTTCCGGCGCCGGCAAGACCACCTTGCTGGCCACCCTGGCCTGCGCCCACCAGCCGGAGTCGGGCCGCTTCGAAGCCTTCGGCGGCGATCCATGGACCCTGCCGGACGGCGAACGGCACCGCCTGCGCGCCCGTCTCTTCCTCGCGCCGCAAACGCCGCCGCTGCCGCCGCGCCAGCGCGTGGTGACGGCGGTGCTGGCGGCGCGCCTGCCGCATTGGAGCTTGTGGCGCGCGCTGCTCTCGCTGCTGCGTCCCGCCGATCCGGAAGCGGCGTTCCGCGCCCTGTCGCGCTTTCATCTCGGCGACAAGCTGTATGCCCGCGTCGACCGCTTGTCCGGCGGCGAGCGCCAGCGCTGCGGCCTGGCGCGCCTGCTGCTCTCGACGGCGCAGGCGCTGCTGGTGGACGAGCCCTTGTCGGCGCTCGATCCCGCGCTGTCGCAACTGACCCTCAACACCCTGCAGCAGGAAGCGGCGCAGCGCCAGGCGGCGCTGGTCTGCAGCCTGCACCAGGTCGATCTGGCGCTGAGCCATTTCCCGCGCATCGTGGCCTTGAAGGAAGGTCGCATCGTCTTCGACCTGCCGCGCGGGCAGGTGACGGAGGCGATGATCGCCGAACTGTATCTGGGCGAACAAGCGCCCGCCAATTCGCCGCATCCGCAAACCTTGCAGGACAAGCTGGCCGTCGGCGCCTGCCTGTAA